Proteins co-encoded in one Streptomyces roseochromogenus subsp. oscitans DS 12.976 genomic window:
- the moaC gene encoding cyclic pyranopterin monophosphate synthase MoaC, translated as MSTQDGLTHIDEAGAARMVDVSEKDVSARTARASGRVLVSPRVVELLRGEGVPKGDALATARIAGIMGAKRTPDLIPLCHPLSVSGVKLDLSVADDAVEIQATVKTTDRTGVEMEALTAVTVAALTVIDMVKAVDKGAVITDVRVEEKTGGKSGDWSRT; from the coding sequence ATGAGTACGCAGGACGGACTGACACACATCGATGAGGCGGGCGCTGCTCGCATGGTCGACGTATCCGAGAAGGACGTGAGCGCGCGCACCGCCCGGGCCAGTGGGCGCGTCCTCGTCTCACCTCGCGTGGTCGAGCTGCTGCGCGGCGAGGGAGTGCCCAAGGGGGATGCCCTCGCCACCGCGCGCATCGCCGGCATCATGGGTGCCAAGCGCACCCCGGACCTGATCCCGCTGTGCCACCCATTGTCAGTGTCTGGTGTGAAACTGGATCTGTCGGTCGCGGACGACGCCGTGGAGATCCAGGCCACCGTGAAGACGACGGACCGTACGGGCGTCGAGATGGAGGCCCTCACCGCCGTGACGGTCGCCGCGCTCACCGTGATCGACATGGTCAAGGCGGTCGACAAGGGAGCGGTCATCACGGACGTGCGGGTGGAGGAGAAGACGGGCGGCAAGTCGGGCGACTGGAGCCGGACATGA
- a CDS encoding MogA/MoaB family molybdenum cofactor biosynthesis protein, with product MTYRALVVTASNRAAAGVYEDKGGPLIADGLKGFGFDVDGPQVVPDGDPVEAALRAGADAGYDAIVTTGGTGISPTDRTPEATRAVIDREVPGIAEAIRAFGREKVPTAALSRGLAGVAGRTLIVNLPGSTGGVKDGLAVLEPLLIHAVDQIRGGDHPRPSSGGAN from the coding sequence ATGACCTACCGCGCTCTGGTGGTCACCGCCTCCAACAGGGCTGCCGCGGGAGTCTACGAGGACAAGGGCGGCCCCTTGATCGCCGACGGCCTGAAGGGCTTCGGATTCGACGTCGACGGCCCTCAGGTCGTTCCAGACGGGGACCCCGTGGAGGCGGCCCTGCGCGCGGGGGCCGACGCCGGGTACGACGCCATCGTCACCACCGGCGGCACCGGGATCTCGCCCACCGACCGCACGCCCGAGGCGACCCGTGCGGTGATCGACCGCGAGGTGCCGGGCATCGCGGAGGCCATCCGGGCGTTCGGGCGGGAGAAGGTCCCGACAGCGGCGCTCTCGCGAGGCCTGGCCGGGGTGGCCGGGCGGACCCTGATCGTCAATCTGCCGGGCTCCACGGGCGGGGTGAAGGACGGCCTCGCCGTGCTGGAGCCCCTGCTGATCCACGCCGTCGACCAGATCCGCGGCGGCGACCACCCCAGACCCAGTAGCGGGGGTGCGAACTGA